In Vigna angularis cultivar LongXiaoDou No.4 chromosome 8, ASM1680809v1, whole genome shotgun sequence, the DNA window TTGATCTTTTGACTGATTATGTATTATTCTGTCATGAGCAGCTGCCAAAGTAGGTGTGGAATGCAAAGTTGGGCATTCAGTATTCAAGAAAGAAGTGGAGACAGATAAACATGGTGAATTCAAGGTGAAGCTACCATTCAAAGTGTGGAAGCATGAGAAGAGAATCAAGGGATGCACTGTCAAACTCATTAGCAGCAGTGACATACATTGTGATGTGCCCTCAGTTTCCACCTCTTCTTCAGTGAGTCTCATTACAACAAAGCAAGAAGAACACATTTTCTCAGCTGGCTTCTTCTCATTCAAACCTGTACAAAAACCAAGCTTTTGCAATCAAAAGCAAAGTGTTTCAAACCCATCAGATAAAAATGCAGCAGGAGATACCTTTTTCCCTCCATTACCATTCACCCTCCTACCTCCATTTCCCCTCCTACCTCCATTTCCTCTCCTACCTCCATTTCCTCTCCTACCTCCATTTCCTTTACTACCACCCAACCCATTCCTACGTCCAAACCCACTCCTACCACCCAACCCATTCCTACCTCCTCTTCTACCTCCACAG includes these proteins:
- the LOC108323655 gene encoding proline-rich protein 4-like, which gives rise to MCWFLVVLFLSLTYGSVSEAHEKKDHSAVVVGTVYCDTCSQHDFNPKTHFISAAKVGVECKVGHSVFKKEVETDKHGEFKVKLPFKVWKHEKRIKGCTVKLISSSDIHCDVPSVSTSSSVSLITTKQEEHIFSAGFFSFKPVQKPSFCNQKQSVSNPSDKNAAGDTFFPPLPFTLLPPFPLLPPFPLLPPFPLLPPFPLLPPNPFLRPNPLLPPNPFLPPLLPPQTPNPVLTPPSPLLPPQTPNPVQPPPTPLPPH